In a genomic window of Sutcliffiella sp. FSL R7-0096:
- the rpsI gene encoding 30S ribosomal protein S9, protein MHRRVNSREVVYRDDMKERKKYGLKGARRAPQFSKR, encoded by the coding sequence TTGCACAGGAGAGTAAACTCCCGAGAAGTTGTGTATAGGGATGATATGAAAGAGCGTAAAAAATACGGACTTAAGGGCGCTCGTCGTGCACCTCAGTTCTCAAAACGTTAA
- a CDS encoding replication-relaxation family protein, translating into MKNQKKLEEILLSLKKCDYLSREQLQRMHRLGKDRNAQRILSNMEEFISYFHENRRKIYYLNAAGREMVQAVKKRKKTVQVNHYLMRNDLYIHKGRPSSWKNEVKISINKVAFIADAVYISNKIHKFIEIDYKQSMVKNVQKIKKYKDLSTVNPHFSLIWVTTTPYRKNRLEQLCQGLRGKVYLWEDLK; encoded by the coding sequence TTGAAAAACCAAAAGAAGTTGGAGGAAATACTTTTAAGTTTGAAGAAATGTGACTACCTCTCCAGGGAGCAGTTACAACGTATGCATCGATTAGGAAAAGACCGAAATGCGCAGAGAATACTTAGTAATATGGAAGAGTTTATTTCCTACTTTCACGAAAATAGAAGGAAAATCTACTACTTAAATGCAGCTGGTCGAGAGATGGTGCAAGCAGTAAAGAAACGAAAGAAAACAGTACAGGTGAATCATTACTTAATGAGAAACGATCTTTATATTCATAAAGGAAGACCGTCTTCATGGAAAAACGAAGTTAAAATCTCCATTAATAAAGTAGCCTTCATAGCAGATGCCGTCTATATTTCAAACAAAATCCACAAATTTATAGAAATCGATTATAAACAGTCCATGGTTAAAAATGTGCAGAAAATTAAAAAATACAAAGATTTATCCACAGTTAATCCACACTTTTCACTTATCTGGGTAACAACTACACCTTATCGAAAGAACAGGCTAGAACAACTTTGTCAGGGCTTGCGAGGTAAAGTCTATCTATGGGAGGATCTAAAATGA
- a CDS encoding TetR/AcrR family transcriptional regulator has translation MEQRRAYILNKAKEVFIEHGYEKTTMKHIMEKANISRGGLYQYFSNKEDVYETILDEALKESMKNSAELLKDNAASHWELLLSCMFGKGGRPNDKMDPMGPSNLEFFISGRKDQRRREYGKVRYENGVKIYRDIIEQGQERGEFQPSFQSEVLARSIVTFLDGLALDHTILPSEDLKIKEQAELFVEFLKIALGMKK, from the coding sequence ATGGAACAACGTAGAGCTTATATATTGAATAAAGCAAAAGAGGTTTTTATCGAGCATGGCTACGAAAAGACCACAATGAAGCACATCATGGAGAAGGCGAACATAAGCCGTGGCGGCTTGTATCAGTACTTTTCCAATAAAGAGGATGTGTATGAAACCATACTGGATGAAGCATTGAAAGAGTCCATGAAGAATAGTGCCGAGCTTCTGAAAGATAATGCGGCTTCCCACTGGGAGCTGCTGCTTTCCTGTATGTTTGGTAAAGGGGGAAGGCCAAACGATAAGATGGATCCGATGGGGCCTTCCAATCTGGAATTTTTCATTTCGGGAAGAAAGGATCAGCGCAGAAGGGAGTATGGGAAGGTTCGTTATGAAAATGGTGTGAAAATATACAGGGACATCATTGAACAGGGTCAGGAAAGAGGGGAATTCCAACCATCTTTCCAAAGTGAAGTTCTCGCACGGTCCATTGTCACTTTCCTGGATGGTCTGGCTTTAGACCATACCATTCTGCCCAGTGAAGACCTCAAAATAAAAGAGCAGGCTGAGCTTTTTGTGGAATTTTTGAAAATAGCATTAGGTATGAAGAAATAG
- a CDS encoding P-loop NTPase: MLTEAKVVQLLKDLQDPFLHRTFEETNAIQEISIKEEKNHVSVKVALAKTGTAEQMQLQGTIVNLLKEAGASTVGLRFMELPQEVVERFGAAAPKEEETLLHSNKTTFLAIASGKGGVGKSTVSVNLAVSLARLGKKVGLIDADIYGFSVPDMMGITKRPIVRGEKIIPVERFGVQVISMGFFVEDNSPVIWRGPMLGKMLNSFFNEVEWGDLDYLLLDLPPGTGDVALDVHSMLPSCKELIVTTPHPTAAFVAARAGAMAIKTDHEVIGVIENMAYFESKKTGEKEYVFGKGGGEKLAEELQAPLLGQLPLQQPDWNDDDFAPSIYQQDHDLGKIYLNIASKVVELT, translated from the coding sequence TTGTTAACAGAAGCTAAAGTTGTACAGTTATTGAAAGATCTACAAGATCCGTTTTTACATAGAACGTTCGAAGAAACAAATGCGATTCAAGAAATCTCCATCAAAGAGGAAAAGAACCATGTAAGTGTGAAAGTGGCACTTGCCAAAACAGGCACCGCAGAACAGATGCAACTGCAGGGCACAATCGTCAACCTTTTAAAAGAAGCGGGCGCCTCAACAGTGGGCCTGCGTTTTATGGAACTCCCGCAAGAAGTGGTAGAACGCTTTGGGGCTGCAGCGCCTAAAGAGGAAGAGACACTTCTGCATAGTAATAAAACAACGTTCCTTGCAATTGCTTCCGGAAAAGGCGGTGTGGGAAAATCAACGGTATCCGTCAACTTGGCTGTATCCCTTGCACGTTTAGGGAAAAAGGTAGGATTGATTGATGCGGATATCTATGGATTCAGCGTCCCGGATATGATGGGTATAACAAAACGTCCGATCGTGCGTGGGGAAAAGATCATCCCTGTTGAGCGTTTTGGGGTACAAGTGATCTCCATGGGCTTTTTTGTAGAAGACAACTCCCCAGTCATCTGGAGAGGACCGATGCTTGGAAAAATGCTCAATAGCTTCTTTAATGAAGTGGAGTGGGGCGACTTGGACTATCTCCTTTTAGATTTACCACCTGGCACAGGTGATGTGGCACTTGATGTGCACTCCATGCTGCCGTCCTGTAAAGAGCTCATCGTAACGACACCTCATCCAACAGCCGCTTTTGTTGCTGCCAGAGCGGGTGCGATGGCCATTAAAACAGATCATGAGGTAATTGGGGTCATCGAAAACATGGCCTACTTCGAAAGTAAGAAGACAGGCGAGAAGGAGTATGTTTTTGGCAAAGGTGGAGGAGAGAAGTTGGCGGAGGAATTGCAGGCACCACTACTTGGACAGCTTCCTCTTCAACAGCCTGATTGGAACGACGATGATTTCGCACCTTCCATCTACCAGCAAGACCATGACCTTGGGAAAATCTATCTGAACATTGCTTCCAAAGTGGTGGAACTGACATAA
- a CDS encoding YbaK family protein encodes MTVVTTFKEKRREKQMKYERKMLREISLEVLRTKVKDFFSPYLKNKKQVTAIEEGCLDVAIEAYLLGASYSKFGYYGESAEMVKTRCHVEEKYLIDTLYDYFLYWGSIGDNDMVHESFYMTCDAFVDYWWREGFHKGEKRYRMRLH; translated from the coding sequence ATGACTGTAGTAACAACCTTCAAGGAAAAACGCAGAGAAAAGCAGATGAAGTATGAGCGAAAAATGCTGCGTGAAATATCACTAGAGGTTTTGCGGACGAAGGTGAAGGATTTTTTTTCACCATACTTAAAAAATAAAAAGCAGGTTACTGCCATTGAAGAGGGATGCCTGGATGTTGCCATTGAGGCGTATCTCCTAGGTGCATCATATAGTAAGTTTGGATATTACGGAGAAAGTGCGGAGATGGTGAAAACGCGCTGTCATGTAGAAGAAAAATACCTGATTGATACCCTATACGACTATTTCCTTTATTGGGGCTCGATCGGTGATAATGATATGGTACATGAATCTTTTTATATGACATGCGATGCCTTCGTCGACTACTGGTGGCGTGAAGGCTTCCATAAAGGTGAAAAAAGGTACCGAATGAGGCTGCACTAA
- a CDS encoding YolD-like family protein translates to MMLAKPKKMKKASRPSRDEFEMEELGNAIEEAYREKSEVIVTIWQRDPLKGNITKLDGQTKTVHILSGYDTHKVKFIDILKVESAPR, encoded by the coding sequence ATGATGTTAGCTAAGCCAAAAAAAATGAAAAAAGCTTCTAGGCCAAGTAGAGATGAATTTGAGATGGAAGAGTTGGGGAACGCAATTGAAGAGGCTTATCGGGAAAAAAGTGAAGTAATTGTGACTATCTGGCAACGTGATCCACTTAAAGGCAATATTACAAAGTTGGATGGGCAAACAAAAACTGTCCACATTTTGAGTGGGTATGATACTCATAAAGTAAAGTTTATCGACATACTAAAAGTGGAAAGCGCACCTCGTTAA
- a CDS encoding FtsK/SpoIIIE domain-containing protein — MLFEIITTTVAAGLVGLSYFKNSELDDGEKIKKIAVNCGLYVKEGEEIKTIQLYRKETREWGKEYVYRIPLGLSFNDFEKRLSNLRDGINNRKGIIDWNIIKKIQYKKGLIHQLKEMMGNRYISDKDVELSFDGMLHIKVLDRHLPSKYDFEVNVLSKEDNWKVPLGESRYGFVNHDLEAGHITLAGATRKGKTVFLKLLITSLILKQPDKVKLTLIDLKGGLAFTRFKNAKQVEEVATNLDESLRALIRIKKEMDNQKEWMDQHGCEDIKEARLGTRHFIVVDEAAQISPHILTNKEEKEKAKKCEEALSEIARIGAGLGYRLIYCSQYPTADVMNKQIKQNCDTVITFKLRDAVASRVVLDESGAEKLEVAGRAIYKTPDGTKIVHTPFITNGQIEALIAPHIVNKVQKEELRLEKPKEVGGNTFKFEEM, encoded by the coding sequence ATGTTGTTTGAAATCATCACTACAACTGTAGCAGCTGGGCTAGTTGGATTAAGTTATTTTAAAAACTCTGAACTTGATGATGGAGAGAAAATCAAGAAAATCGCGGTTAATTGTGGACTTTATGTAAAGGAAGGTGAAGAGATTAAGACAATTCAATTATATAGAAAAGAAACTCGAGAGTGGGGAAAGGAGTATGTGTACCGGATCCCTCTAGGTCTTTCGTTTAATGATTTTGAAAAAAGATTAAGCAACCTTAGAGACGGAATAAACAATAGGAAAGGCATCATTGATTGGAACATAATAAAAAAGATTCAATATAAAAAGGGGTTGATTCATCAGTTAAAGGAAATGATGGGGAACCGGTATATTTCTGACAAGGATGTAGAGTTGAGCTTTGATGGGATGTTACACATTAAAGTATTAGATCGTCACCTACCATCAAAATATGATTTTGAGGTAAACGTTCTTTCTAAAGAGGATAATTGGAAAGTCCCTCTAGGGGAATCTAGGTATGGATTTGTAAATCATGATCTGGAAGCTGGGCATATCACTTTGGCTGGAGCAACCAGGAAAGGAAAGACTGTCTTTCTAAAATTACTTATTACATCACTTATATTAAAACAGCCTGACAAAGTGAAATTAACATTAATTGATCTCAAAGGAGGATTGGCATTTACCCGATTTAAAAACGCAAAACAAGTAGAAGAGGTGGCTACAAACTTAGATGAATCCCTTCGTGCTTTGATAAGAATCAAAAAAGAAATGGATAATCAAAAGGAGTGGATGGATCAACATGGATGCGAAGACATTAAAGAAGCTAGGCTTGGCACTCGACATTTCATTGTGGTTGATGAAGCAGCACAAATCTCGCCGCACATCCTCACAAACAAAGAAGAAAAGGAAAAAGCAAAGAAGTGTGAAGAAGCGCTCTCGGAAATAGCAAGAATTGGTGCTGGACTTGGGTACAGACTCATCTATTGTAGTCAATATCCAACTGCAGATGTTATGAACAAACAAATAAAACAAAACTGTGATACTGTCATAACTTTTAAGTTAAGGGATGCGGTTGCTTCACGAGTGGTTTTAGATGAGAGTGGAGCCGAGAAATTAGAGGTAGCAGGAAGGGCAATATATAAAACACCAGATGGCACCAAAATTGTGCATACCCCCTTCATAACAAATGGCCAAATAGAGGCACTTATAGCTCCACATATAGTTAATAAGGTTCAAAAGGAGGAGTTGAGGCTTGAAAAACCAAAAGAAGTTGGAGGAAATACTTTTAAGTTTGAAGAAATGTGA
- a CDS encoding helix-turn-helix domain-containing protein encodes MESKLKKLHKETGIKQGFVAEKSGLSNGAYSLIVRGESLPSLPSAIRIARTLNTTVEDLWGDQIK; translated from the coding sequence ATGGAAAGTAAATTGAAGAAATTACATAAAGAAACTGGAATTAAACAGGGGTTCGTTGCAGAAAAGTCCGGTCTCTCAAATGGTGCATATAGCTTAATTGTTAGAGGAGAGTCATTGCCTTCTTTACCATCTGCAATCCGTATAGCAAGGACTTTGAATACTACAGTCGAAGATTTATGGGGAGATCAAATAAAATAA
- a CDS encoding KinB-signaling pathway activation protein, producing the protein MNSRNWVRLFLSTLLVGAVTTVIVAFIVRWDQHTAQFADGEYLQFLSIIAWYIGVGLIFSIISQMGFFAYLTIHRFGLGIFKSLWNAVQIVLIIFVLFDLVYFRYIAFANDGDSMLPYLAFPIFMLVYGLLVAYVKSAQTNKHAFIPALFFMVVVTTIEWFPALRENEPGWLLFMLFPLLACNSYQLLLLHRLNNPAAK; encoded by the coding sequence GTGAACAGTCGTAATTGGGTTCGATTATTTCTTTCCACGTTACTAGTCGGAGCGGTAACCACCGTTATTGTTGCCTTCATAGTCCGTTGGGATCAACATACAGCACAATTTGCAGATGGGGAATATCTTCAATTCCTTTCCATCATTGCTTGGTATATTGGTGTGGGGCTTATATTCAGCATCATCAGCCAAATGGGTTTTTTCGCATATCTGACCATTCACCGGTTTGGTCTGGGAATCTTCAAGTCCCTTTGGAACGCAGTACAGATTGTATTGATCATATTTGTTCTGTTTGATTTGGTGTATTTCCGTTATATAGCTTTTGCAAATGATGGGGATTCCATGCTCCCTTATCTGGCCTTTCCGATTTTCATGCTCGTGTATGGCCTGCTTGTCGCATATGTAAAAAGTGCACAGACCAATAAGCATGCGTTTATCCCAGCCCTATTCTTTATGGTGGTGGTAACCACGATAGAATGGTTCCCAGCCCTAAGGGAGAATGAACCAGGATGGCTGTTATTTATGCTGTTTCCGTTATTGGCATGTAACTCATATCAGCTTCTATTGCTACACAGGCTGAATAATCCTGCAGCAAAATAA
- the cwlD gene encoding N-acetylmuramoyl-L-alanine amidase CwlD, giving the protein MRRWKFWAFLTAALTVTAVFQFQLFSEDTWEQWSLPLSGKIIILDPGHGGPDGGAVGGDVLEKDVALQVSRYVKDYLQEQGALVLMTREEDVDLADPGTKGYSRRKVEDLRKRIEMINESDGDLFLSIHLNAIPSPRWRGAQTFYHGGKHDKNERLAKFIQEEFRVNLENTNRYAKSMNSLFILKNAKIPGALVEVGFLSNPSERALLNTEEYQKALAASIYNGIMRHYTDEKELPDPPQ; this is encoded by the coding sequence ATGCGAAGGTGGAAGTTCTGGGCGTTTCTAACAGCAGCCTTAACGGTGACAGCCGTTTTTCAATTTCAGTTATTTTCTGAAGATACATGGGAACAATGGAGCCTCCCTTTAAGTGGGAAAATTATCATTCTTGATCCCGGTCATGGGGGACCTGATGGCGGTGCTGTTGGTGGGGACGTGCTGGAAAAGGATGTGGCCCTGCAGGTATCGAGGTATGTGAAAGACTATCTCCAGGAGCAGGGAGCCTTGGTATTGATGACGCGTGAGGAAGATGTAGATCTTGCAGACCCTGGGACAAAAGGCTACAGCCGTAGAAAAGTGGAAGACTTGCGAAAAAGGATTGAGATGATCAACGAATCAGATGGCGACCTCTTTCTCAGTATCCACTTGAATGCCATCCCATCTCCAAGATGGAGGGGTGCCCAAACCTTCTACCACGGCGGCAAACATGATAAAAATGAACGATTGGCGAAATTCATCCAGGAGGAATTTCGGGTCAATCTTGAAAATACAAACCGATATGCTAAATCGATGAATAGCCTATTTATATTGAAGAATGCAAAGATCCCTGGTGCCCTCGTGGAAGTGGGTTTCTTATCCAACCCATCGGAGCGGGCCCTGCTAAACACAGAAGAATACCAAAAGGCACTCGCTGCATCCATCTATAACGGAATCATGAGACATTATACCGATGAAAAGGAACTACCAGATCCCCCTCAATAA
- a CDS encoding LysM peptidoglycan-binding domain-containing protein, whose protein sequence is MDRSYHVGDSNDFSLGSCVAGDYRYDELDDATIASMVDLHLALKADKIGKEDKSHHEMTGYAWKQCAVFNYAVALNFKPNKPVDKTLPDVYTVQQGDTLWGLAKNDSRFTVEDLMLWNNIKDPSKLKVGQKLLFKQPEVKNKPVTPPTSQQKAPTSVVDYLNSIGVDSSFANRTNLARQHGINNYTGTAAQNLQLLDKLRNQPSKPAAPKGDQKTNSIVDYLNSIKQDSSFANREKLAKQHGIKNYKGTAAQNTQLLNKLRK, encoded by the coding sequence TTGGACAGATCTTACCACGTTGGTGATAGCAACGACTTTTCCTTAGGTAGTTGTGTGGCTGGTGACTACCGCTATGACGAGTTAGACGATGCAACGATAGCTAGTATGGTTGACCTACACCTTGCATTAAAAGCTGATAAGATTGGTAAAGAGGACAAATCTCATCACGAAATGACAGGGTATGCGTGGAAACAATGTGCAGTCTTTAATTATGCTGTAGCATTAAACTTTAAGCCGAACAAACCAGTCGATAAGACTTTACCAGATGTTTATACGGTCCAACAAGGTGACACTTTATGGGGATTAGCGAAAAACGATAGTCGTTTTACTGTGGAAGATTTGATGCTTTGGAATAACATTAAGGATCCCTCCAAACTAAAAGTCGGTCAAAAATTGCTATTTAAGCAACCTGAAGTGAAGAATAAACCAGTTACACCACCTACTTCTCAACAGAAAGCACCAACGAGTGTCGTAGATTATCTTAATAGTATTGGTGTTGATTCATCCTTTGCCAACCGTACAAACCTCGCTAGGCAACATGGCATCAACAACTATACTGGTACTGCTGCACAAAACTTGCAATTGTTGGACAAGTTACGAAACCAACCTAGCAAACCAGCTGCACCTAAGGGCGATCAAAAGACCAATAGTATTGTTGATTACTTGAATTCCATAAAACAAGATTCATCTTTCGCTAATCGTGAAAAGTTGGCCAAGCAACATGGGATTAAGAATTACAAAGGGACTGCAGCTCAGAACACTCAGTTGTTAAATAAGTTACGAAAATGA
- a CDS encoding hemolysin XhlA family protein — MNRYEQDMVDAKTEIKLLRNEVNDVKLTVAKHDVKIEAINKSINKIEENTTWIKRTIIGAIVTGVITGAIAIFYAVLQN; from the coding sequence ATGAACAGATATGAACAAGATATGGTGGACGCAAAAACAGAAATTAAATTACTTCGGAATGAAGTTAATGATGTGAAGCTTACCGTAGCCAAACACGATGTGAAAATCGAAGCTATCAATAAATCTATAAATAAAATTGAAGAAAATACCACTTGGATAAAACGGACAATAATCGGGGCAATTGTTACTGGAGTCATTACAGGAGCGATTGCTATTTTTTATGCCGTTTTACAAAACTAA
- the rocF gene encoding arginase, translated as MKKDISIIGVPMDLGQTRRGVDMGPSAIRYAGVVERLERLAHSIEDLGDIEIGSRERSDEAESNLKNLKAVAEASENLASKVDEVVTQGKFPLVLGGDHSIAIGTIAGLAKHYPNLGVIWYDAHGDLNTGDTSPSGNIHGMPLAVSLGLGDPTLTNIGGYGTKIKPENIVIIGARSLDEGEKVLIKEKGIKVFTMHEIDRLGMTAVMEEAIAYLKEQGADGVHLSLDLDGLDPHDAPGVGTPVLGGISYRESHLAMEMLEEADILTSAEFVEVNPILDERNKTATVAVALMGSLFGEKLL; from the coding sequence ATGAAGAAGGATATTAGCATTATTGGAGTACCAATGGATTTGGGTCAAACACGTCGCGGAGTGGATATGGGTCCCAGCGCAATCCGTTATGCGGGGGTAGTAGAGAGATTGGAAAGGCTGGCACACAGTATTGAGGATTTAGGGGATATTGAAATTGGCAGCAGGGAAAGATCAGATGAAGCTGAAAGCAATTTGAAGAATTTGAAAGCGGTTGCGGAGGCAAGTGAAAACCTTGCATCAAAAGTGGATGAAGTAGTCACTCAGGGTAAATTCCCTTTAGTATTGGGAGGGGACCACAGTATAGCCATTGGAACAATTGCTGGACTTGCAAAGCATTATCCTAACTTGGGCGTCATCTGGTATGATGCGCATGGAGACTTGAATACTGGGGATACATCACCATCAGGTAACATTCACGGGATGCCGTTAGCTGTAAGTCTAGGACTTGGTGATCCAACACTGACCAATATTGGTGGGTATGGTACTAAGATTAAACCGGAAAACATTGTGATCATCGGAGCTAGATCACTTGATGAGGGAGAGAAAGTACTCATTAAGGAAAAGGGGATTAAAGTATTTACGATGCACGAGATAGACAGGCTAGGGATGACTGCGGTTATGGAGGAAGCCATTGCATATTTGAAGGAGCAAGGGGCAGATGGTGTTCACCTCTCCTTAGACCTGGATGGCTTGGACCCGCATGATGCACCTGGCGTGGGTACACCTGTACTTGGTGGAATTTCTTACCGGGAAAGTCATTTGGCAATGGAGATGTTGGAAGAGGCTGATATTTTGACTTCAGCAGAGTTTGTGGAAGTTAACCCGATTCTCGATGAGCGTAATAAAACAGCGACGGTGGCTGTTGCTCTGATGGGTTCATTATTTGGGGAAAAGCTCCTGTAA
- the pdaB gene encoding polysaccharide deacetylase family sporulation protein PdaB, translating into MINFYVINGRKLKQLSIIILAAFFTAGILYIENFSNQPVFSTKDGPRAIYKGEGKNKEVALSFDISWGDEKAVPILNLLKQNGVTGVTFFLSASWAERHPDIVKRIMDDGHEIGSMGYAYENYRDLEDLKVKRDILKSLDVFDKLGVKKVNLLRPPKGAFDKRVLEIANSLGFTVVHWSVDSHDLINPGKEIIVDNVTKNLTNGDIVLLHASDSAKQTEEALPEIIQYIKSKGYDISSVTELINNTKANSKEVQ; encoded by the coding sequence ATGATTAACTTTTATGTAATTAACGGAAGAAAACTCAAGCAATTATCCATTATCATATTGGCAGCATTCTTCACTGCAGGGATCTTATATATAGAGAATTTTTCTAATCAGCCTGTATTTTCAACAAAGGATGGCCCAAGGGCTATTTATAAAGGCGAGGGGAAGAATAAAGAAGTTGCTTTGTCATTTGATATCAGCTGGGGTGATGAGAAAGCAGTACCTATCCTCAACTTGCTGAAGCAGAATGGCGTGACGGGGGTGACCTTTTTCCTTTCCGCTTCCTGGGCAGAGAGGCACCCGGATATAGTGAAACGGATTATGGATGACGGGCACGAAATTGGCAGTATGGGCTATGCTTATGAAAATTACCGGGACTTGGAAGATTTAAAAGTGAAACGTGATATATTGAAGTCGCTGGATGTTTTCGACAAGCTTGGAGTAAAGAAGGTCAATCTGTTGCGCCCACCAAAAGGCGCTTTTGATAAAAGAGTTCTGGAAATCGCCAATTCCCTTGGCTTTACTGTTGTGCATTGGAGTGTGGATTCCCATGATTTGATTAACCCAGGCAAGGAGATCATCGTGGATAATGTGACAAAGAACCTCACGAATGGAGACATTGTGCTCCTGCACGCATCGGACTCCGCCAAGCAAACGGAGGAGGCTTTGCCGGAAATTATCCAATATATCAAGAGCAAGGGATATGATATAAGCAGTGTGACGGAATTGATAAATAATACGAAGGCAAATAGCAAGGAAGTACAATAG
- a CDS encoding DUF1617 family protein — MKIKLKYAYIGEIITFLINLDLTGKQNRHRIRLVNTLREKYKQIAEEEMTLIKEYAGVDEEGNPNRKDGVFAIKDVKGFKNQQDELFEEEYVLEGGDYHGMLKTMKPIVLDYEGKVSGREAFVLDHLCEAFENAEQESDKE, encoded by the coding sequence ATGAAAATCAAATTGAAATATGCGTACATTGGAGAGATTATTACATTCCTAATCAACCTGGATCTTACAGGAAAGCAAAATAGACACCGAATCCGATTGGTGAACACGCTACGGGAAAAGTATAAACAGATTGCCGAAGAAGAAATGACCCTTATAAAGGAGTATGCTGGTGTGGATGAAGAAGGGAATCCAAACAGAAAAGATGGTGTATTTGCCATTAAGGATGTTAAGGGCTTTAAAAACCAACAGGACGAGTTATTTGAAGAAGAATATGTACTTGAGGGTGGTGATTATCATGGAATGTTAAAAACCATGAAGCCAATTGTCTTGGATTATGAAGGTAAAGTAAGTGGGAGAGAAGCCTTTGTATTGGACCATCTTTGCGAAGCTTTTGAAAATGCAGAACAGGAGAGTGACAAAGAATGA
- a CDS encoding MFS transporter → MDVKLNRNRGFLTLMLAQLISSLGDWLSIVAIMTLVGLKWEASPMEVSFVILSLAIPMALLGPFAGTVADRVNRRTLMVISDLGRAVLILILAFASSIWMVYVCLFFIGMLSAVFVPAKNGKLKELVHQEHMKSAMSITSMIDASTKVIGPLLSGLLVTAFSTQLVFYIDSVTFILSALLLFILPKTVKETVVPTEESGDMNKTSFKEEFVEGMAFIKGSRYLLVGMLVLGISLLILQLSDSQIIVLVRELSQASPDLFGFIVTASGIGMLLSGVLLAKKTDYHALSLMFLGVCGLGLGFGMMAVLTGIDATLSTLWGPALGLLAGFAAGLVFIPFQAAVQTSTPVHMTGRVFGVINSVTTTATIIGPLLGGWLATVWGVLPTFIITASLLVVISILGLTFKNNIERGKISVSESQQGTHGTT, encoded by the coding sequence ATGGACGTGAAGTTGAACAGAAATAGAGGGTTTCTTACGCTGATGTTGGCACAGTTGATTTCAAGTTTGGGTGATTGGTTGAGTATTGTTGCGATAATGACGCTTGTGGGATTGAAGTGGGAAGCCTCTCCGATGGAAGTCTCCTTTGTAATTTTGAGCCTAGCAATTCCAATGGCGCTTTTGGGGCCTTTCGCAGGGACAGTTGCAGACAGGGTGAACCGGAGAACGCTGATGGTGATTTCGGACCTTGGTAGAGCGGTGCTTATATTGATACTTGCCTTCGCAAGCTCGATTTGGATGGTGTATGTGTGTTTGTTTTTCATTGGAATGCTGTCCGCTGTCTTTGTTCCCGCTAAGAATGGTAAACTGAAGGAACTCGTACATCAGGAGCATATGAAGAGTGCCATGTCCATCACCTCCATGATCGATGCAAGTACAAAGGTGATTGGTCCGTTGCTGAGCGGGTTATTGGTTACGGCATTCAGTACGCAGCTTGTTTTCTATATAGACTCGGTGACTTTTATCCTCTCGGCCCTGTTATTATTCATCTTGCCGAAAACGGTTAAAGAGACAGTGGTACCAACTGAAGAGTCAGGGGATATGAATAAAACTTCTTTTAAAGAGGAGTTTGTGGAAGGAATGGCCTTTATCAAAGGAAGCCGCTATTTGCTGGTCGGAATGCTGGTGCTTGGAATCAGCCTTTTAATCTTGCAGCTATCCGATTCCCAGATTATCGTATTGGTAAGGGAGCTCTCACAGGCTTCACCCGACCTTTTTGGATTTATCGTCACGGCTTCAGGAATCGGCATGCTCTTATCAGGGGTCCTGCTGGCCAAGAAAACAGACTATCATGCCCTCAGCCTCATGTTTCTCGGGGTATGCGGCCTTGGCTTGGGATTTGGCATGATGGCAGTATTGACCGGAATTGATGCAACATTATCCACCCTATGGGGACCTGCGCTTGGATTATTGGCCGGATTTGCAGCTGGACTAGTTTTCATCCCGTTTCAGGCTGCTGTTCAAACGAGTACACCTGTTCACATGACAGGCAGGGTCTTCGGGGTGATAAACAGTGTAACCACAACAGCGACCATAATCGGACCTTTGTTGGGAGGTTGGCTTGCCACTGTATGGGGTGTGTTACCTACTTTTATCATTACAGCATCCCTATTGGTCGTCATTTCGATACTGGGACTCACTTTTAAAAATAATATAGAGCGGGGGAAGATCAGTGTCTCCGAAAGTCAGCAAGGAACACATGGAACAACGTAG